From Mytilus edulis chromosome 9, xbMytEdul2.2, whole genome shotgun sequence, the proteins below share one genomic window:
- the LOC139489781 gene encoding alpha-(1,3)-fucosyltransferase 11-like — translation MKRVLSRLIFEIFFYVKMRSLIFFFISVFTILSFVAVEHFAKGDLPILLWWTQQIYPHPSENITLIRCGNVKCYSTKSRGYLDNKNTKGIMFYGTGIDPLDLPLPRTQDHEWCLFHEESPLNNYLLSHEHFIQLFNHTATFKRESDYPITTQDIFALEYLTERQAIDIKIKNEKHKSDGFAALMYTQSHADVPSYRDSYVEELMKYIDVDSYGTCLHNKDLPENLTNPEESFQKDQFLDFIAGYKFHLSFENAVCDDYMTEKLMRPLHLGSVPIYYGSPKAKDWMPNNHSIIMVNDFKSPEDLAEFIKYLDENDEEYLKYLDFKKPNGITNTLLKETVQNRDWGSHDHKYYFYNIEDKVDYYQGFECHVCREIHKRTNALKEHEKDPSWFPKSPPKMADNSHLGCPKPFSPLSGHEIPSSHWSFTYEDTKTVADAVVEMLRRGEEDPSLTYMYYTQLKKKQKQNSQNTGEL, via the exons ATGAAAAGAGTTTTGTCacgtttaatttttgaaatattcttttaTGTCAAAATGAGATCTTTAATTTTCTTCTTCATTTCAGTGTTTACTATTCTTAGTTTTGTTGCAGTTGAACATTTTGCAAAGGGGGACCTGCCAATCTTGTTATGGTGGACCCAACAAATATATCCACATCCAAGTGAAAACATAACGCTAATAAGATGTGGAAACGTTAAATGCTATTCTACAAAGTCAAGAGGATATCTGgacaataaaaacacaaaagGGATCATGTTCTATGGTACAGGGATAGATCCTTTAGATTTACCTCTCCCAAGAACTCAAGATCATGAATGGTGCTTGTTTCATGAAGAATCACCATTAAACAATTACCTCCTGTCTCATGAACATTTCATTCAACTTTTCAATCATACTGCTACATTCAAACGGGAATCAGATTACCCAATTACTACTCAAGACATTTTTGCATTAGAGTATCTCACAGAGCGTCAAGCGATTGACATCaagattaaaaatgaaaaacataaatcaGATGGATTTGCTGCTTTAATGTACACTCAATCTCATGCTGATGTACCATCATACCGTGATTCATATGTTGAAGAGCTGATGAAATATATAGATGTAGATTCATATGGGACATGCTTGCACAATAAAGATCTGCCGGAAAATTTAACAAATCCTGAAGAATCATTCCAAAAAGATCAGTTTTTAGATTTTATAGCTGGATATAAGtttcatttatcatttgaaaatgctgtatgtgatgattatatgACTGAAAAATTAATGAGACCTCTACATTTAGGCTCAGTTCCTATTTATTATGGCTCACCTAAGGCAAAAGATTGGATGCCAAATAATCATTCTATTATAATGGTCAATGACTTCAAAAGTCCTGAGGATCTTGcagaatttattaaatatttagatGAAAACGATGAAgagtatttaaaatatttagattttaagAAGCCCAATGGCATAACAAACACATTATTAAAGGAAACAGTCCAAAATCGTGACTGGGGATCACATgatcataaatattatttttacaacaTTGAAGATAAAGTTGATTATTACCAAGGATTTGAATGTCATGTTTGTCGAGAAATTCATAAACGAACAAATGCTTTAAAGGAACATGAAAAAGATCCATCTTGGTTTCCAAAGTCTCCACCTAAAATGGCTGACAATTCTCATCTTGGATGTCCGAAACCATTTTCACCATTGTCAGGTCATGAAAT accTTCATCGCACTGGTCATTTACATATGAAGATACAAAGACAGTAGCTGATGCAGTTGTAGAAATGTTACGTAGAGGAGAGGAAGATCCATCtcttacatacatgtactatactCAACTAAAGAAAAAACAGAAACAGAACTCTCAAAACACCGGAGAATTATGA